A region from the Misgurnus anguillicaudatus chromosome 7, ASM2758022v2, whole genome shotgun sequence genome encodes:
- the kif28 gene encoding protein ELYS isoform X3, whose translation MYCVRLPETRFRAIMYCCPFVDVIASTSFVNRFGLNRLLNVNVLITTSQRGPKKTAAVIRPFFGRLIARVFLALYRLVLFFWGCPDRSGEPEEPEVHRGQNSRRPRMPAVESAGMPVHLISDFTAMEAFTSSLLSFPEVTIDALGEDEVTLDSVLHGRFTVGKSGLAWLACGPQLEVVHAVTGERVSAYRFSGVSEDPPTVLAVRDFCWLKRTGLLVGLEEGEGSMLCLYDLAISRVVKAVVIPGKITAIEPLVSYGGASASTQHLHQSLRWFFGVAAVVTDVGHVLLVDLCLDDLSCRQSELEASDLEVVSPSEIPRFREGAIQQGRHLCLQLSSPTDTGVTALQYIQRTNQLAVGFADGYLQLWNMKTLKKEYHSRLEGGRVPVYAFTFQEPENDPRNCCYLWAVQSAQDHEGDVVSLHLLQLAFGERKCLASGKIIYEGLEYCDERYSQDLNGTAFPLRAQTTNTRLIGCQTIEKFRHHPDRDDSMNEAASPDTSVSIFSWQVKPYGQSQPSTFIGVFDINRWYHAQMPDSLRTGESLRNCPYLAVWSLDSVVEMTASCPLMDLIVHERSLSRGLPYTCPPPEQFFNPTTYNFDGSCLLNTGIVHFTCSGHQKETLSYLKKLAPSLGDSITNGYPRCLMSGLLSSRLADVQPSSLSQEEQLDAILCTAVETSSLGFITGCIKQWTTEEQAGAAVNLRYILEWAWNKVVRTKEELDEISSPVFDSFKNFTDPQTLQLLQHSQRLLANLSTIFHCLLNDAQELTQKGLVGLMNKCMVSSLISQYAQVVLWFCRTGLLPEGTDDDVLQISRPFYSHSIIKNYYVSQREELQRLAKDKWCADCLMIDGLVRQCGERLVELWRRDEGGTGQYPPPTLHALLDIYLLENVEESAKHAIVIYLLLDVMYSFPNKSGASVESFPTAFGIPIGLVKLVQGLWLLDHHDHESALELLLHPATSHSLWSWQHERVLQALMCQQKHTLALRYLHVMKPPLCTTSQAKLSLSVLLHNRCIVEAWALLRQRCNKLNMEELMKFLFNTCQELGLMKELLNLPLGMEEQECLERFLKNSGGFQSLELLMVHYLQQANYVSALKVNQTLIMNLGVCLDPRPRESEYLPSPNLPEPFVEPVEQEPKNSEEESMETSAMSSKDCVKVAVRVRPFNKRERDAGSRCIISMTSNNISIQDPRNQPNSRTFTFDYAYWSHSGFTRNKDGLFVPEETGGRYADQANVFQGLGQGILDNALQGYNATLLAYGQTGSGKSYSMVGYGPNKGLRPTLCERLFQFFRSTQDSRQCQVFFSMLEIYNEQVIDLLSKASRSSGGLRVREDQQRGFYVEGLRRVPCDNAVQVEQLMEQGTRTRTTVATHMNANSSRSHMLIIVQLKQIFSKECITKQSNINLVDLAGSERQRSSGSEADRLKEGTAINLSLTTLGNVISALADMALGKKVVHIPYRDSILTKLLQSALGGNSRTVMIATLSPADICYEESLSTLRYAERAKRIQNRAVVNESPTERLVKELKAENAKLLLRLSRLGQEGRRSDDETKELRRLLTHNELQIRAIQTLWEQHLQEALKDWETQYATITQERRMMQMHPYIMNVNEDVQLSGVVKLFIQDGDWDIGLADNSPRALSIRGLGIQDKHAVFSNHQRKVSITPVSGSKVIVNGMSVSKITELQHLDRLVLGSNSTYLFIGFPSERSVEDWSRYDYDYFQSELAAAEGIHIQSLCDDQGQKPNQTDPSLLAVFYDYIKLMPMVTEATQMSKELKKGVEFKLEIKNLAMSDSKGHDLEKEIAVRVTSVESKQDLNDF comes from the exons ATGTACTGTGTTAGGTTGCCCGAGACAAGATTCAGAGCAATTATGTACTGCTGCCCTTTTGTTGATGTGATTGCTTCCACCTCATTTGTAAATCGCTTTGGATTAAAccgtctgctaaatgtaaatgtacttatTACTACCAGCCAAAG GGGTCCAAAAAAAACCGCTGCGGTTATCCGGCCATTCTTTGGCCGGCTAATCGCACGGGTTTTTTTGGCGCTCTACAGATTGGTCCTGTTTTTTTGGGGCTGCCCGGACCGTAGCGGTGAACCGGAGGAACCGGAGGTTCACCGCGGACAAAACAGCAGGCGTCCTCGGATGCCAGCTGTGGAGTCCGCGGGGATGCCGGTTCACCTTATTTCGGATTTCACCGCCATGGAGGCCT TCACCAGCAGCTTGCTGAGTTTCCCAGAAGTGACGATAGACGCTCTGGGAGAGGATGAAGTTACGCTTGACTCCGTACTGCATGGAAGATTTACTGTTG GAAAGAGTGGACTGGCCTGGCTTGCTTGCGGGCCCCAGTTGGAGGTGGTCCATGCAGTTACTGGCGAGCGTGTCTCCGCTTACCGCTTCAGCGGGGTGTCCGAGGATCCGCCCACGGTGTTGGCCGTGCGGGATTTCTGTTGGCTAAAGCGAACAGGGCTTCTCGTGGGTCTGGAGGAAGGTGAAGGCAGTATGTTGTGCCTTTATGATCTTGCCATCTCCCGTGTTGTCAAGGCTGTGGTCATACCTGGCAAG ATAACAGCCATTGAGCCCTTGGTTAGCTATGGAGGGGCCAGTGCCAGCACACAGCATCTGCATCAGAGTCTACGTTGGTTCTTTGGAGTTGCTGCTGTGGTAACAGATGTCGGTCACGTTTTGCTGGTTGACCTCTGTCTGGATGACCTGTCTTGCAGGCAGAGTGAACTGGAAGCCTCAG ATTTGGAAGTGGTCTCTCCCTCTGAGATCCCACGCTTTAGAGAGGGTGCGATTCAGCAGGGCAGACACCTGTGCCTGCAGCTCAGCAGCCCCACAGATACAGGGGTAACAGCGCTGCAGTATATACAGCGGACCAACCAGCTTGCTGTAGGCTTTGCTGATGGCTACCTGCAGCTCTGGAACATGAAGACCCTCAAAAAAGA ATATCACTCACGGCTAGAGGGTGGCAGAGTGCCCGTCTACGCGTTCACGTTCCAGGAACCAGAGAATGATCCCCGAAACTGCTGCTATTTGTGGGCCGTGCAGTCAGCACAGGATCA TGAGGGGGATGTGGTTAGCCTTCATTTATTACAGCTGGCCTTTGGAGAGAGAAAGTGTTTGGCCTCAGGGAAAATTATCTATGAG gGTCTAGAGTATTGTGATGAGCGATATAGTCAGGACCTGAATGGCACGGCGTTCCCACTCAGGGCTCAAACTACTAATACTCGTTTGATCGGCTGCCAGACTATAGAGAAGTTTCGTCACCATCCTGATCGCGATGACAGCATGAATGAAG CGGCATCTCCGGATACAAGCGTATCAATTTTTAGCTGGCAAGTCAAGCCTTACGGACAAAGCCAGCCATCTACCTTCATTGGTGTTTTTGATATTAACAGATGGTATCATGCTCAGATGCCAGACTCACTAAG AACGGGTGAATCTTTGAGAAATTGTCCTTATCTGGCAGTGTGGTCTCTTGACTCTGTGGTAGAGATGACTGCTTCCTGTCCTCTGATGGACCTTATTGTTCATGAACGCAGTCTAAGTAGGGGCCTGCCTTACACCTGCCCCCCACCAGAGCAGTTCTTTAATCCCACAACCTACAACTTCG ATGGAAGTTGTTTGCTTAATACTGGAATTGTGCACTTTACTTGCTCTGGTCATCAAAAAGAG ACTCTGAGCTACTTGAAGAAGCTGGCTCCAAGTTTGGGCGACAGCATTACTAATGGATACCCGCGCTGCCTTATGTCTGGTCTCCTGTCCTCTCGTCTTGCTGATGTCCAGCCCTCTAGCCTCTCACAG GAAGAGCAACTTGATGCCATCTTATGCACCGCTGTAGAGACGAGCTCCTTGGGATTCATCACTGGCTGTATTAAACAGTGGACCACTGAGG AGCAAGCGGGGGCAGCCGTGAATTTGCGCTATATACTGGAGTGGGCCTGGAACAAGGTTGTGCGCACCAAAGAAGAGCTGGATGAAATAT CTTCTCCAGTCTTTGACAGCTTCAAAAATTTCACAGATCCACAAACACTTCAGCTCCTACAGCACAGTCAACGCTTGCTGGCAAACCTCAGCACCATCTTCCATTGTTTGCTTAATGATGCACAGGAGCTCACACAGAAAG GGTTGGTTGGACTCATGAACAAATGCATGGTGTCCAGTTTGATTAGTCAGTATGCTCAGGTGGTTCTTTGGTTCTGCCGTACCGGCCTCCTTCCAGAGGGCACTG ATGATGATGTCCTGCAAATATCAAGGCCCTTTTACAGTCATTCTATTATAAAGAACTACTACGTTAGCCAAAGGGAAGAGCTGCAGAGACTTGCCAA GGATAAGTGGTGTGCGGACTGCCTAATGATTGACGGTCTGGTAAGGCAGTGTGGGGAGCGTCTTGTTGAACTCTGGAGAAGGGATGAGGGTGGAACTGGACAGTATCCTCCCCCGACACTTCAT GCATTGCTTGATATATATCTTCTGGAAAACGTTGAGGAGTCTGCCAAACATGCTATT GTTATTTATTTGCTACTGGATGTGATGTACTCATTTCCCAATAAAAGTGGTGCGTCAGTGGAGTCTTTTCCCACCGCATTTGGTATTCCCATTGGTTTAGTCAAACTGGTACAAGGCCTGTGGTTGCTGGATCATCATGATCATGAG AGCGCTCTGGAGCTGCTCTTGCATCCAGCCACCAGTCACTCACTTTGGAGCTGGCAACATGAGCGTGTCCTGCAAGCTTTGATGTGTCAGCAGAAGCACACTCTTGCTCTACGCTACTTGCATGTGATGAAGCCTCCACTGTGCACTACCAGCCAAGCCAAGCTTTCCCTTTCAGTCCTGCTCCATAACAG GTGTATTGTGGAGGCATGGGCGTTGTTAAGGCAGCGCTGTAATAAGTTAAACATGGAAGAGCTGATGAAGTTTCTCTTCAATACGTGCCAGGAGCTAGGTCTGATGAAAGAGCTACTGAATCTGCCACTTGGCATGGAAGAACAG GAGTGTTTGGAACGATTCCTTAAAAACTCTGGAGGTTTCCAGAGTCTAGAGCTGCTAATGGTCCACTACCTCCAGCAGGCCAATTATGTTTCTGCCCTTAAAGTCAACCAGACCCTCATAATGAACCTTGGAGTATGTTTGGATCCACG CCCCAGAGAGTCAGAGTATCTTCCCTCGCCAAATCTACCAGAGCCCTTTGTGGAACCAGTGGAACAAGAACCTAAGAACAGTGAGGAGGAATCTATGGAAACATCAG CAATGTCAAGCAAGGACTGTGTGAAAGTGGCAGTCCGAGTCAGGCCCTTTAATAAG AGGGAACGGGATGCAGGTAGTCGCTGTATTATCTCAATGACCTCCAACAACATCAGCATTCAAGATCCACGCAACCAACCCAACAGCCGCACCTTCACTTTTGACTACGCTTACTGGTCCCACAGTGGCTTCACCAGAAACAAAGATGGTCTGTTTGTACCTGAAGAGACAGGTGGGCGCTACGCAGATCAG GCAAATGTGTTTCAGGGTTTGGGTCAGGGTATCCTTGATAATGCACTGCAGGGCTATAATGCCACATTATTGGCATATGGACAGACGGGTTCTGGAAAGAGTTACTCCATGGTTGGTTATGGTCCAAATAAAGGCCTGAGACCCACTCTCTGTGAAAGACTCTTTCAGTTTTTCAGGAGCACACAAGACAGCAGGCAATGTCAG GTGTTTTTCAGCATGTTGGAAATTTACAACGAACAG GTTATAGATCTCCTATCAAAGGCCAGCCGATCTTCTGGTGGTCTTCGGGTACGAGAGGACCAGCAGAGGGGTTTCTACGTGGAGGGTTTAAGGCGGGTGCCCTGTGACAATGCGGTACAGGTGGAGCAGCTGATGGAGCAGGGAACACGCACCCGAACCACTGTGGCCACGCACATGAACGCCAACAGCAGTCGCTCGCACATGCTCATCATCGTCCAACTCAAGCAG ATATTCTCAAAGGAGTGCATCACCAAGCAATCTAACATTAACTTGGTGGACTTGGCTGGCAGCGAGAGACAAAGGTCATCGGGGTCAGAAGCCGACAGGCTTAAGGAAGGGACAGCTATAAATCTCAGTTTAACAACCCTCGGAAATGTCATCAG TGCTTTAGCAGACATGGCTCTTGGGAAGAAGGTGGTTCATATCCCTTACAGGGACTCCATCCTTACCAAACTATTGCAGTCCGCCCTCGGTGGCAACAGTCGAACGGTCATG attGCAACTTTAAGCCCTGCTGACATTTGCTATGAAGAGTCGCTCTCTACACTTCGATATGCAGAGAG GGCAAAAAGAATCCAGAATCGAGCTGTGGTGAATGAAAGTCCTACAGAACGCTTAGTGAAGGAGCTCAAAGCAGAGAATGCCAAACTGCTGTTGAGACTGAGCCGACTGGGTCAAGAAGGTCGCAGATCAGATGATGAAACGA AGGAGCTGCGACGATTGCTGACTCATAATGAGCTGCAGATCAGAGCTATTCAGACATTGTGGGAACAACATCTTCAGGAGGCTCTCAAAGACTGGGAAACGCAGTATGCCACTATAACACAG GAACGACGGATGATGCAGATGCATCCGTACATAATGAATGTCAATGAGGACGTTCAGCTGTCTGGCGTGGTAAAGCTTTTTATTCAGGATG GTGATTGGGATATAGGTCTGGCAGATAACTCACCTAGAGCTCTTTCCATTAGGGGTTTAGG CATCCAGGACAAACATGCTGTGTTCTCGAATCACCAAAGGAAAGTATCGATTACACCCGTCTCTGGATCTAAGGTCATTGTGAATGGGATGTCTGTATCAAAGATCACAGAGCTGCAGCATTTG GATCGACTCGTCCTTGGTTCGAACAGCACTTACCTGTTTATTGGCTTTCCTTCGGAGCGTTCGGTAGAGGACTGGAGCCGATACGATTATGACTACTTTCAGTCTGAGCTCGCGGCGGCTGAGGGCATCCACATTCAGTCTCTGTGTGATGACCAGggccaga AGCCGAACCAGACTGATCCCAGTCTCCTGGCTGTCTTCTATGACTACATAAAACTGATGCCCATGGTGACCGAAGCAACTCAAATGAGTAAAGAGTTAAAAAAG